CTcatgtttttcagtttttcttaagtTATATCTTAACAGAGATTTTTCTctcgtagggggtagtgccgtcagtggccctcatgtggtgcactgtaggcagtacttaaggttctttgcagcgtgccttcttcgtccctggctgcaaccactttggttcctattcctgtacctcctttcatattctctttcttcatcttaccctccaccctctcctaacacttgattcatagtccccctgttacacctttcaaacattttactgtcgatttccatttcagtgctgaatgacctcataggacccagtgattggcctttggcctaaattctatattcaactcaacagaGATTTTCCATattcacagttgatccctgatcctctcttcctgccgagagcaaccagatttgctgaacaccAGCACCAACAAGCAGTAATGTCCCTCGGCGtctaacttctcagttccagcgGTCCTTTAAGCCTCAAcaacgttggactgtggaacagtggCCCCTGAGGATGCCGTGCCTTTGGAACTTGAAAATTTTATGCGAAGGTGCAACGCGCAATGCTGCCCATTACTACCCTAAAATATTCTTGCATTGCAataatttacttgtatttttatcTACTAATTTATTAATATGTGACTTTATTCTTTTCGAATAACTTCTTTCTAgtgaactccatattctttggaagtttgaatttcaagtcagtaaccctgtggcatgttccatatgaatagggttcattttccgaataataatgataattgaattatacacacacaacacccacacacacacatatatatatatatatatatatatatatatatatatatatatatatatatatatatatatatatatatatatatatatatatatattcactcttaCATAGGGTAAGTACCTACTTGTAACTAACAAGagattaaagatttatgcttTTCATGCTCTAGGCtccaaaaactatatatatatatatatatatatatatatatatatatatatatatatatatatatatatctgaaatggaAAAGGGTACACCTTGAAGTAACACGTAAACCATTCCCTGAACTGCCAGTATTACCGGCCTCCAGATGGCGCTCCTTTATAACCGACGaccttcaaaataaaataaaataaaaaaaaaaagcggagaaCGACAGACGAAACGGCGtggaagagaaaaacaaatgaaagcgaAAGTTCTTTTCACGATCGTCTTTCGAACTCCACACGTCGAGTCGTTTTAGCCAATGGCGTGTGAATATTTTGCTTACTGTCTAACCAATAGGATTGCACCTCTGTTGATGTCACGACATTCTTGGCCAACAGAACTCGCCCGCTTGCTGACGTCATGGCATTCTAATCAACAAAGCAGGGAGGGAAGGCTTACTTTTGTGCTTACTACATGTCAAGTCACGTTTCAAGTAGCATTTCAGTTCAAATAAGGAAATGCTCTTTCATCCTTAAAACTTAAATTAACCAGTTATCGTATAACCTTTCGGTATATATACACTCTTTATGTTTATTCGCTGCAGTGGAGAGACGGACAAAAAACCAATGACTTGCATTTAACTGTGTAAATTGAAACAATATAAACGGACCTATCTACTTTATCTaataaagaaattttatgaaattaaaaattataacttgTGTCGGTCAACTGGTTTTATTCTTGAATTAATACACTAAACTGGGAATCATGCCATTGGCATAAAATGAATTTGTTAGAAATATACGACagatagaaacacacacacacacaaacagcacTCAGAAGAATTTCATACccttattatatatgaaatagaatataaaatttaggaccaaggctaagcgctgggacctatgaggtcattcagcgctggaaggaaaattgagagtagaaagatttgaaaggtgtaacaagaggaaagctTCGACGTTgtactatgaaacagttgttaggaaaaGGGTGGCTAGCAAGATcggaggaagagaatatgaatggaggtacagtaataggaatgaaaggggttgcagctagggggcgaagggacacagcaaaggaccttaagtaatgcctgcagtgcacctcaTGTCTGATAGCAATATGACTTGAACTCAATAAATAGAAACTGCCCATGTTTAATGCTCAAATGAAATTTGGATTCTACTGAATTCAGGTCGTGTGTGGTATGGACTATATTAGatgaattatatatctacatgcattattaataaaatgttctTGATCTTGAAcaaaatgttataataatatttgGAATCTGTGGAGCCCCTCATGATTCAAACGTAATGCAGAAATCTGCTGAGTTCATGTAAGTTATACAATCCTTTAGCCATGGATCCATATGTAACatgtgtttatatgtttatagatTTCTTATCCAGTCACGAAACCCTAGATCCCATTACTATTACTCtatgttttttaaagaaaattccagtACACTATCAAGACAGCAAATTTATATCTAATGCATTATACATTAACATCGGCTGACGTCTTGACTCCATTCATCAATGGAATTAGTCGAAATATAGAATTGGCCTTAGTTAATTTCGTTTGTATGACACGAAGTTCTATTGACTTATTAAATTGcgacaagaaaaatatataattataaaactcTTGACTGTTTCCAGAATTTCATCAATGTTATCTTATTTAGTACTTCTTATTGACAATCGCAGACTCATCAGGGAATTTGTACAAATGAGTGACAAGCTAGTTTTAATATAACATGACTGTGTGTATTTGACAGTAAGATAAGGACTTCGGCATATCACTTATTACGTTCATATTTATccgaagaaaaggaaaattatgaaaCTTCGTAAAATGCAGTTTATTCTGAGAATGGATAGAAACACCTGTGTTTCCATTCAGCTCATAAAAGTCAACAGGTGTTCACTTATTACATGAACCAAGCATACTGGTACTTATGAAGGATATTTAATTATTCATGTTCCACACCATATTTAGGATATTACAATGAACACTGCATAACAAATAAGGAATAAATGCTTCCCGTCGGCATTTATCGCAGtctaacaaaaatgaaatgaacgtTTAAAAATTACActcgaatgaaatacaatttctGACACAAATATTTAAAATCTGTGGGAGTTCAGGCACTTGGAAACAAAAAGTTTCAGATGATAATGCTTCAACAACTGCAAAAAAACCactttcaaaggaaattttaatgATCTTACGGGTATGAGAGAAGAATCGTATTAATATTTAATGTCACAATGATCAAGGTTTTATAAggatgcaaactctctctcttcttctctctctctctctctcgtctctctctcatctctctcattcctctctctctctctatctatatatatatataatatatatatataatatttattatattaaatatattatatatattatatatatatatatatatatatatatatatatatatatactatatatatatatatatataaatacatatatatatatatagtatatatatatatatatatatatatatatataatatatatgtaaactacGACTGAAAGACATGTACTTCAATCCGCGTTGCAAAGCCCTCATTACGATTACCACAACAGTAACCCTCATCTTATgcagaatgggtaatgaccgttTTTTTACCCCCTCGTGTGGCCACCATTACTTTCtgtaacgaaataaaaaaaaatgccacttAAAAAGTCACGAAAGAGCAAAAGTAGGCTGGGTCAGTGGGCGTGGCGACTTCGGTCGACCATGGGaagggcaatatatatatatggagctttTCCTCGACTTACTAATCACATCCGAACATCAATCACTATCGACATGTCTTCGAAGGTAAGCCTCGACGAGAGGATTATTTGCTCTTGTTGGTGTTTGGTTTATTTCCGAGGTGGAGTCACTGCCTTTCCTCATATCTTTCGCGTGGCGTTATAtgcgttgcatatatatatatatatatatatatatatatatatatatatatatatatatatatatataatatatataataaatatgtgtgtgtgtgtgtgcgtatgtatgtataactgaatcacgaaagtttggaacgtgataagtgcataaataaaggtataagccacgaaggaaatatagACAACtcccgttgtttatctttccttcgtggcttatactttttatatattatatactatataatatatatatatatatatatatatatatatatgtatgtatgtatgtatatgtatgtatgtatgtatgtatgcatgtatgtatgtataatgtatatgctaTACTTACAACCGCTCAATTTGCAATCGTGTTAACATTAACAAACGTTAATACCAAAAGGGTTGAATTCAAAGCTACTTAAGGATCCTGAGTTACAAAGGAATATACATATGCCAGCCGAGTTAAAATCTTACCCTATGGCCACCTTGGTTGATTTCACCTTTCGCTGTCGCTTGAGGCCTCGTGTTTCAAAGTGAACATAACAGCTAGCATGTCTTACAATTTCTCTGCATTTATTTCATCGATAATAAATAACTATTTTCTCCGActatttctcaagtgcaaacaaacaCCTTTATGCTTATATTACATTGAATTTCTAAATGCATCCTTATTTGTTCAATCAGCACTTATTCGTCAAGTATCTAATGTTACATTTGACTTTTCAAAATATGTACAAGCTAAATAGCTACTCACTCGTAAATAAACCAGTGTTACACTCTTTATCAAACCTGTAGCTGAAAACTTAGGTTATAAACCAAAGAAGGCTCCAAAGGGAAACCAGCTTGCAGAGGAGACAAGTTACAGGAttaggtgataaataaataaataaataaatatgatggagcagaaaataaaaccgatacacctgaattcaTTAGACGTCAGCCGAGAGCAGAAATTAATTTAACCTAAAGAGTATTGACTAGAGGGATTTCCAATTACTCTGCGTTATCCTATCTTGTTATGACTGGCTTACTTCACACTTTTCCCTAACGAATGGCTGGTGTTCGTATATGGCTGTGAGCTTGAAATCAATGCTGTCTTTTTACGTTTACTTGGAGGTTTTCAGTTGCCAAACTACAGATAGCTTTAGTTGTCCGGGTATACACCTCTCTATATCTGCATCGAactgttattcatttattcattcaatccCTCTTCCTTAGTAACAATGGCCCTGTCTAGTAATGCTTCCTCCACAGATTTAACATCCATTGCATATCAATCTCCATTACTCCCTTCTGACGGATCAGCTGTCATTGGTAGGATCTACTCCCCGCGAGAACGTCCTTCCCCTTCCGACTACCagcccctcccccctttctctctttctctctctcgctctctttaaaACGTCCCAAACACATCGAAGTCAACCTCTGTAACATGTTCTAGGACGCACTCATACTTACTCTTCAGCGAATGTCATCCTTTCTAATCCCATTCACACTTAAAAAGTACAAGGTTACCGACAAAGACCCACATCTTCCTTCCGGTTGATGGATGCATCACCATTATATTGATAACTGACTTACttttttatctgtctatctattaatttattttttctttttagtaaatgatctcatctttttgttttcctgttaccttttttggaagcttgaatttcaagtcagtggctcctgtgggcttgtttcatatgaaaagggtttatcttctgtacacaacaacaacaacaacaacaacaacaacaacaacaacaacaataataataataataataataataataataataataataataataataataaaaccttctAAAAAGTATCGGTACTACCATTACTTTAAATGTTCCCCTTCTAGCAGGTATGGGAACCATCTATGTCTGTCTCTCCTCTCAGTGCCCCTTAAATCCCTTAATTTTCTCTTCTGGAGAATCATCAGCAATTTATAACCCTTTCCCGGACACTTGTAATGCTCAGTCCATTACAACTGTCTCCTGGAAACTAGGCGTAACAGGGGTATCATCTGTTGTTTAGAATCTTCTCCTGGCAATCAAGAGTAAAATCAGTGCCTTGCAGTGTTCTTAGTGGAAGAATAGGGTCCTTGAATTTTTATGGAAATCGACACTTTAGCCAAGATCTACTCTCATGAGATAAATTACtcaaatttcgaaaaaaaaagaaaaaaaaaagcataagttTACATAACACACGTCACACGTCACGTATCCATCTCATAAGtttagcaaaaatgaaaaaaaaatatatattcataaataatcttGAACAGACGATTCACGATTCATCCAAATTACGTCAAACAAGCCAGATCATTTAGGAAACTCTTCTGTAATTTACTCTGGAGAGCTTTCAATCTTGATTTCCACACATACCTGAGGGGAATTATGAACTTGAGAGTCAGTCAATTCAACCACTTTATTTTCCTGTGGGTCTTGAAGCTCTGGATGGAATCTTATCCCTACTTACTACAATGAGATGTGGACAAGAAACACGACTGACGGTTTACgttttacgacgctcctgattggctgttgataagccagtcacagggctggaaactctgtctctctcgagagttcacataggcaggatgtgtgttcctccttTCCTTAgggatacacctttcaaacgtatacctcaggagaggtggaacaaacatcctgcccatgagaactctcgagagagattgagagtttccagccctgtcatcggcttatcaaaagccaatcgggagcgtcgtaagggacggtcctagacatcaaatgctgcacggttgatgtgaatctactatgctATCCTGTGTGATCATTCCCACATGAGTTGCTTCTCTTTTATCCTTTGATACTCTCTCAAtccatctagagagagagagagagagagagaatgtgttatttcatgcacattatttttcaaCAGATCGCTCTTTTGTGCATGGCCGCCGCCGTGGCTTTGGCCCGCCCTGATAGGCCTGCTCAAAACGGGTATGGCTACTCAGCCCCCTCACGTCCTCTGTCCTACGCGCCTCCAGCTCCTGCCTACAAAGCCCCCGAGCCATCCTATTCTGCCCCAGCCCCATCCTACAAAGCGCCATCCTACGAAGAGAAACACGAGGTAAGACTTGAAAAGATCTCGCATCTGTTACCGTTTTCCCGATGTCATTATCTGTTGCATATTTCGTTGGATGTTTCATTTACGTTTCATCTTCCTTGatatatattttgcttcattATTGATCTATCCACTGACCCTGTGTTACATAGTTAGAATTTataatttaggccacaggccaagcgctgcgacctatgaggtcattcagcactgaacaGAAAATCGACggtaaaatggtttgaaagttgtaacaggaggaaaatctcacaaTTGtattatgaaacaactgttaggagagggaggtAAATAAGacggaagaaacagaatatgaacggaggtagagtaaaaagaatgaatagAGGTTGCTGCTAGAGTCCTAAGGAACGCCGCActgaaccgtaagtaatgcctacagtgcaccgattgaggtgcactgatggcactacccatcCCCCCGCAGTAACTGACCCCTCTGGTTTCTCTCGCAGGAGGGTATGCCCTTCGATTTCTCCTTCGAGGTCCAAGATGAATACCAAGGTCTCAACTTCGCCCATGACTCCGACTCCGACGGGAAAGTCGTCAACGGAGAATACCACGTCCTCCTCCCCGACGGTCGCACTCAGATCGTCACTTACACCGCCGACCACTACAACGGGTACCAGGCCGACGTCAAGTACGAGGGCGAAGCCAAGTACCCCGAGACCAAGCCCTACAAGCCCGCCCCATCCTACGGCGCCCCTGCCCCATCCTATGGACCCCCAGCACCTACTTACCAGAAGCCCAAGTCCCTATACGGCGCCCCAAGCTACTGAGGTGTTGCCCCTTCTTCTGAAGACTTATTTATAATGAAACctctgaattataatatatagagtatacgACTTTGCACGAAATGATTGTTTTCGTTAATTTTCCTTATAAATCCTCAGTGTTTAAGACACCCCCAAGGCATACTATGTTATAACCTACAtaggataatatattatatacgcattatatatatatttatatattttatatatagtatatatatattatatatctatatagcatattattataccatatatcatatcaatacatacatatacatatactatatatattatattatatattatatatatcatataatataagtaagataatagatatatattgatatatatattacttctagggcacaatttttcacggatacaacattcattgaatataatggctttttcactgtttaccagctttttttaaattgattcatattttctaattattttcttcacttcattgttcaggttactaatggacacataatggggttcttccatttactccagtatttttacaaaaacgcgacagctgtttcgtcaacctatacgtattgacgttatcaagcgtactgatacaaatatgagcctccatgcgttttgtgacgtcatgaggacggaaaggtagtacaattgccagatacctagttttaaatatttataggttgacgaaacagctgccgcgtttttgtaaaaatactggagtaaatggaagaaccccattatgtgtccattagtaacctgaacaatgaagtgaagaaaataattagaaaatatgaatcaatttcaaaaaagctggtaaacagtgaaaaagccattctattcaatgaatatatatataatatatatatctatatatatatatatatatatatatataattaatatatataaagagagagagagagagagagagaggaaagcataCCTTAAAAGCCATTAAAATCAGAATTAAAAGATTTTAAGATTCATCCCTACCGAGTTTgattttgactaaaaaaaaaaaaaaaaaaaaaaaaaaaaaaaaaaaaaaaaaaaaaaaaagaaaggcagaaAAACCGGAATCAGACAGACACTCGGTCTTGGACCTAGTTGACTATCTCCCTTTGGCTATTCGTCATCTCAAGAAGTCCATTTAAACCACTTCCACGTGTAGCCAGCCCTAGATTTAAAGGGTCGAGCCAAAATCCGGAGCCCGGAACCGCAGCCTTGTCGTTCGAGAGCCGCGGAACCAACTGGGGAACACATAGAGACCAAGCCACAATTTGCTATGTAAATGAATCACTTAAAAGAGAGAATGCAGAGTCTGCggagaagagaaaaacaaaatgctCTCACAAACGAATCACTTAGAAGATAGAATAGGACATACTCTGCAGAGgataattcaaattcaaattctaaaGCTTTAATTCGGATACAAATGGCCATAGACAAACatgcacaaacaaaaaaacttcagACTCTAAAAGGGTGAAATTGAAAATAAGCATgaaaaatgattatgaaagatAGGTGAAAATCCTGATATGAATGAGATGCTGATTACGAAACTAAGTGATTCTTCGTACTAAAAggacatatactacatatgtagCATATCAGATTACAGCATCATCACAAGGAAATACTATATTCTTACGGAAGGAGCGCACCAAATGCACTAAGCATACATAAGGTTTTTCCCAGTTTTTGAAAATAGTGTTTGAAAGTAATGGAGTGACGGAGAAAAACCGATTACTCTCGCAAACACGTTATAAACACGTCGACAACTTATCGAGCACAGGTAAAATATAAGTCAACGATTTATTGATAGACGTAAACAGTGCTTGACGCAGCCTGATTAAATATTGGATCCGCCCTAGCCtacagcttcaggatttatctaTCCTGCTGCGCCCCTAGCCCAGTTACAAAACCAAGGGAACCTCAAGGCTCAATGGTACGGTATTTATACCCctcttatatatatgttgaattcACAGCAATTTGCTTGACTTACGGCCCATGAGTTAATGGAGATATATCTGGTGTTGTGATTGGGCACTTATCTGCCTGCCACCCTGAGTTGGTCTCCAGACGTAGAGATCTATTAAGTTGAGGAGATCAAGGGCTTTATATTTTAAAGACCACCTTGGGATACATTAACAGTGTATATGTCAGGCTATTCTTTCTTCATGcctacctcctcctttctggacgcCCCTCCCCTTTTTTGTGTTTGAGTGTGTTGCATTCTGTCGTTAGTTGGGCGAGTGTATTTGAGTTTGTGTTTAATCAAGGATATTTGGTTTTTATATTGTGTACTTCGAGGTTCAGGCGTTATTTCTGTATGGGTATTTATGCATTAAATGTTTATTTCCACCCCCTGAATTGGTTTTACACGCGTTGTTTAGGGTATGGTGGTACGATTCCACTCATTGTGAATTTAGTATTCTGTTTAGTGAATACTGGTTTGAGTAATTTTACAAGTGTGTGGTGTGATGGTGAAACAGGCCATCAGTGTACATACTCATATAAatgcaaactatatatatatatatatatatatatatatatatatatatatatatatatatatatatatatatataatatccaatcTCATCGGAGCTAAATGAGGAAATTGAGCCAAGTCACCAGGTTAAGGATGGAATGACAAGGAGCGCACGTGACTGTAATGATGCAGTCACTCCGTTTTCTGAAATGTCAAAAAGAATAGTATTTCTATTTTAGAAACAGGGAAGAGAAATTTGAGATTCTTAATCTTCCCGGATATGCTTGTGATTCGATATTCAAGGGCAATTAGGAacggccagtttttttttttttttttttttttttttttcgtgaaataatttataagatttttcttttggtttcttgcctttttatcattttctcacAGATGCTCAGTTTTGCTGGTCACAATTATCTCTTTGTAATAGTTATTTCACATTGTTCTTATATTACATTTCCTGACagcactagtatatatatatatacatatataatattaacactcACACATACTAAGAAGGAAGAGATCAGTCAAAATGATAAAATCAAGCAACGTCAAATaaagtatacgtatatactatgtaAAAAACGGGGATAGCTAAATTAGCGTGTACGTGTTTTTAATATTCGAAGATGATAATAATACCGCTCTGTTTCGACAAATCACAGTCATTTAGTAAACATCTTAAAATGACATATTTAAGCAAAGCAAGTCAAATGATGATTGATCGAGTCGGCCGT
This portion of the Macrobrachium nipponense isolate FS-2020 chromosome 10, ASM1510439v2, whole genome shotgun sequence genome encodes:
- the LOC135223915 gene encoding cuticle protein 7-like; this encodes MSSKIALLCMAAAVALARPDRPAQNGYGYSAPSRPLSYAPPAPAYKAPEPSYSAPAPSYKAPSYEEKHEEGMPFDFSFEVQDEYQGLNFAHDSDSDGKVVNGEYHVLLPDGRTQIVTYTADHYNGYQADVKYEGEAKYPETKPYKPAPSYGAPAPSYGPPAPTYQKPKSLYGAPSY